The DNA segment TCTCCTACCGGTCAAAGGCAACCTGAGGCCGACCCCTGACCCCATCCTTAagactgacccctgaccccatcCTTAAGACTGACCCCTGACACCATCTATAaggctgacccctgaccccatcCTTAAGGCCGACCCCTGACCCCATCTTTAAGACTGACCCCTGACACCATCTATAaggctgacccctgaccccatcTTTAAGGCCGAGCCACTACTGCCATGTCAGACTTCCACAgactgaccaccagggggcgctaCGTCCTTCAGTTGGACAAAAACGTttgttattaataaatataGAAGGAATTATTCAGCATTACGTTACAATTATCAACATGATTCACAAAGAAGGAGTAAATCTTCAGAACCTAGAAGCTTAAAAGCCTGAAATTCTATCAATTAACTAATTACTTTATAGACCAATCAGATCAGCTGGATTGCTGGacaatttaattcaaattaTTCTTCAAACCCTCGACACTTTTATTAGCAGAAATCTACAatgtttaaacaaataaaagctgTTAAATGAATGAACTGTAATAAAGAGAACGAATCCAGCGAGGTGATGTCATGTGATGACGGGTGATGCCAGGTGATGACAGGTGATGCCATGTGATGCCAGGTGATGACAGGTGATGACAGGTGATGACAGGTGATGACAGGTGATGACAGGTGATGCCATGTGATGACAGGTGATGTCATGTAattcagtggtccccaaccttttttacctcacggaccgttttcatgtcagacaatattctGCGgcccggtcgagaaggtccggcaGAATAACGGGGGGGGTAATgaccgatggggggggggggggggggggtagtagtcgtgcgctctgtgttcgcggtaagaggacaattgtaaacgtgaagaacaacggctggtgacgcgtggggaatctgtcagagggacgagcgcacgtaattaggagaaaatccggtcaattttcaaaataaaacatttttcagaaaaaaacaatatattctttctgtggtgcggcccggtacaaACGGCCCACTGCTTTGTAATGTATCAGCGTTTGGGCCAGAGGGAGACGCCTGCAGCACCGAGGGACCGTTGGCGTCTCACTCCTCCCTGCAGGACATCCACGACACCTGCCTCCCCCGCAGAGACCCCAGCCCCCCCACCGTCCATCAGCCTCCtgcaccaccaaacacaccacgTGTCAATAATACTCATGTTTATTCTATTTATCTGTACTCACTTTGACCCTCGAGCACCGTAAACGTGCTCCGTTAGATTCCACCACAAAGCCccgagatgtgtgtgtgtgtgtgtgtgtgtgtgtgtgtgtgcgtgtgcgtgtgtgtgtgtgtgtgtgtgtgcgtgtgtgtgtgtgtgggggggggggggcatcaaggACATCCTGAGCAGAGGAACTGCCCTAAACTAACTTCAATGCACGTGTTCAACTCAATTTAAGAAtccaacaaagaagaaaacgAATTGTTGCTCTTTCAGAACCAGGAAGCCGTCTGAAGACGCGATGtccatctgtccgtctctcATCCAGTTCAGACCAGTTTCTGTTTATCAGCCCGCTTGGTCGAAGCCAAAACATCAGTCATGTGACCTCGGGCCTTGTTTCCTCAGAACCCGCAGGAACCAGCAGGAACCCGCAGGAACCCGCAGGAACCAGCAGGAACCCGCAGGAACCCGCATGCCACCCTAAAGTGGAACTTCACCCACTGCGTCTGGAAAATGTTACGTTCTATAAGCATTAACATTCAAACAAGTTAAAGTAAATAAGttattaaaagaaaagcagcatttCTTCAAATTCGGGGAACTAATAGAGACAATTTCTTCATATGAAAAAGTACAAATAGTTGCTTACTGTATTTTGTGATTTGATTCATATTTCAAGCTGTTGACCTTTTGTGTAGTTAACACAACTCTGGTGTCACAACGACAAAAACACTACGAATGTCccattattttataaaataaaactttattttatCAAAAGATTGATCATgacagcaagaacatcatgatACTGATGCAGAGAAATGGAATAAACAGCAACAGACTATATGAAAAAAacagggcaaaaaaaaagaaatcacaaatacaaaaatatattgcaCTTTGAAGTTTTAGGTGGAAGCTGTTTGAACAACATTCTCGATTTGATAATTTCATCTGTAAacatttgtatctttttttatggtttgtctttttatttcgtCAGAACAAAGTTTTTAAAACGtttgaaaagaaataataataataataataataataatctacagCAAGAGAAGCTTTAGTTCAGAGCAGAAACCGACAGGCGACTTGTGGTATTTTATCTTGGTTGAGTTGTGcttattgacacacacacacacacacacacacacacacacacacacacacacacacacacacacacacacacgatcgacctcaggaataaataaaaaaggccgACCGGCTGCAGAATAGAAAAAAACACCGAAAGGAAAAACAGTGAAGACGGTTTGTGCAAAATTCCCTGTGGAGGTTCCACACGGCCCAGAACCCCCCGGTCGATTACGCCAACGGGCGCCGAATACTCCCTCAGCCGACCCCCCACCGGGGTCAGGGAGGGTCTTAGTGCGGGTACATCATCTGGCCCTGGGCCGGTCCTCAGCGGGACGGACATGTGTCTGGTCTCCTGACCTCCCCGGGGTCAGGGTAGGGGTCCACCTGGGGGGGCAGAGGGTCTTCACTCGAGGGACTACAGCAGAACACAAGAACCCTGtattttgaatggttttaactctcaataataataataataaaagttgaTCAGTAGTAAATTCAGCTCTGTTGCAGACAGATGTTCAGGTTGATACTACTCTCACATCTGCACAGCTCAAGAgtagccggttagcttagcttagcaaagACTGGAAATGGAGGGGACCAGCTAGCATGGCTAAACAAAGACCTGCTATTAATCAGAACAAATCAAACTAGAGCTGTTTGACTTCCAACATCAAGTATTCTAGAGAAATACTGTATATTCTGTGTACTGTTATACTGCATCCTAACTGGATACTTTGTGTACTCTtgctgtacgtgtgtgtgtaccgaCTGTACCTCGCAGTAgagtggggggggcagatatcTGAACTCGGCGATGTAAGTGAGCAGAGACCCCCTGTCCGCCCCCCCGTCGCACCCGTCACAGCCCCGCAGACACTCCCTCCTGTGGGACTCCGATATCTCCAGATCGCCGTAACTCGGCGGCGCTGCGACCGACAGACGAGCAGGTTAGCGAGTCCGTGTGCGGCGACAGGAGAACAGGCGTGTGCGTGTTGCTTCTCACCCTCGGGGGACAGACCCAGCCAGCTCgccgtgctgcagcagctgctcacGCTGGAGGAGCGCGAGGCGCCGGCGTGCAGGGGGATGGTCCCGATCACCAACGGCAACGAGAGGGACAAGTTCAACCCGCCAGGGACGTCCACGTACACCTGGGGGGGATgagcatttatatatatatatatataatagatatGAATATTACAACGCGGTACTTTTGAACAGGGAGTAGTTTTACTTTTGACACGATATTTGATGTCATGCTTTTACTATTAATACAGAAATACTCCCGTGATGCAACCTCAACTTAAGCAGAGGATCTACGTCCTTCTGGTCTTCACCCGGGTCCGATTCTACGCACAGCGACTCACCACGAGGGTGTACTCCACCCTGATGATGGGACAGTCCAGGATGGAGGGCGACACCGGGGGGATCTTCAGCAGCTTGCCCTCCCAGCTCTGGCTCTTGCCCTGCGGAAGGGGGTCGCCCCTCAGGTTGGACACCAGCTGCTGGATCTGCTTGCCCTTGCCCTTGGCATAGAAGGTCTGGGTCTGGTACAGGGCGGCCTTGGGCACCACCACCCGGGACGAACAGTTCTCCGTCTCGGCGAAGATTTGGATGGACTCGCCTTGGAGAGAAGGGACAAGGGATCAGTCTGCCGGACTGAGAGAGAAGTGAAATGAGTGGAAGAAGAGAAAGGAGGAAGCGGGAGGCGTCCGCAGGTCCTCACCTGGAGTGTAGCCCTTCCGCTCGATCTTGGCGCTGAGGGAGATTGGGCCCGATGCGCAGAACCAGCAGCACAGCGTCTTCTCCTTGGAGCCGGCCTGAGGAGCCTGAAGCACAGCGGCGTCCGTGTTAGCGCCTCCACCACGTCACAGACGCGTCGCCTCCTCAGACGAGCGCTTTGAGAGATGAGCCGGTTCGCTTTGTAGccgagagcgagaggagaagaTCGATACCACACACGGCCGTGTGCAGGCAGCACGACGCTGTGgcgggttagcttagcataaagaccgggaacgggggggggggtcagctagCCTAGCTTGACAGCCTCGGCCCATCAATATCTATctatagataaatagataaacCCGACATATCATTTTTGTTGGATAAAGGTTGGAGCACCGCAAGCTACTTTTTAACATCGTGGCGTTTGTAATGAACTAAATGATCATAATAACAACGAGTAGTAGCGGTAAGCTaagtggttagcttagcataaggcgTCTCTctcaccagcagcagcggcgtGTTGATGTCGATGTGCTCGAACACGATCAACTCTTTCTTGACTTTGAGTGGCAGCAGCCACGGCCGGTGAAGCTCCGCCTTCACCCAGTAGCGCACGCTGCCGTGCTTCCCCTCGAAGGAGGTGGCCAgggccctgggggggggggcaagtagTATTAGTGTACAAGTACCATGAAAAACAAGCTCACGGTACTACATCACCAGTCAAAGAGGACTAAAAGACTGCACGTTGTACTTGTACTAGAGTACGGTACTTGGAGTACTCACATGTGGGGCAGGTTGAAGCTGAAGGCGAACTCGTGGAGGCCGGCGTGCAGAACCGTGAGAGCTTCTTCTGATCCGTCTTCATCTGAAACAGAACCTGAATCAGTTTCTTGATCAAACACCTTCTGATGTTAAAAAtcaagatttgtttttatatcctttcagacaaaaaacaaagttgtttattgataaaaacacaatgaaaagacaaagaaagttCACATTTTTAAGACTAATCGTGTCACTTTATTTCAGCAGAAAGGCATCAAGCCCAAACTCCACTTCCTccttttatgtgtgtgcgtgtgtgatggcTGTCATCAacagcccgtgtgtgtgtgtgtgtgtgtgtgtgtgtgtgtgtgtgtgtgtgtgtgtgtgtgtgtgtgtgtgtgtgtgtgtgtgtgtgtgtgtgttcagatcaGGAGCAGACCAGTATGAACCAGACTCAGCAGCCTCCTTCAGCTGCCTGCATCACAGCTCGCTCCCTATTGGAGGACAGCGCGGCACGCAGAGCATGCAGGGCTCCGATTGGTCGGCCTGGACAAGCCCCTGCCCACATGAGCTCAGCCTGTGGAGtgtggcaggaggaggaagaggaggaagaggaggaggagcagtgaaCTAACAGGTAGACCTGAAACTGAGCTTCATCCCGTTGACAGGTTCTGGTGCAGAGCTTCAGAAGAACCCAAGGAACCTTCTCACGAGACCCTTCAGAAGCTGTTCTGAAGCTTTCTGGTGAATCTCACGACGTTCCTCAGCTGAGGCTTCGTGAATTATTGGattaaaactacaaaacaatgtGTGAGACAATGAAAAAGCTGAAGCGGCAattttcaaaatcaaataaaaatggacaaagaaaatataaaaaagagggaaagaggagcAATAAACGAAGTTTAATCCCAAACAGATGACTTCTGTTATCTTGTCAGCTGAGGACGACCACGTGACCAAAGCTGAggaatgtgcccccccccccccccccccccccccccccccgtgtcccaGTCACAACACTGGTCCCACTGGGAGCTTCCATCTCTCTCCCGTCCTGTTTGCATCAGTgaacaacaggtggaggaggagcccccggcctcccccctcctccccctccccctcctccccctccgtcaGTTCCTGAACAGGCTTGAACCGCTTCTAACAAAGGGAGTTGCTGCGGGATGTGACCAGAAAACGAGCCTTTATTATCTGATCGGTGATAAAAACGCGTCACTTCGTTTTGTTGGATTcatcatttctctcttttttctcaactttgtttcatcttcttcttcttcttcttcttcttcatcttcttcttcctgcacaaAATGAGCCGCGAAGcaacaaatacattaaaaagcacATCTGCACCCTCAGAGCGCCGCTCGCGCTCCTGAAGCCGCCAGCTGTTGCTCCCCGCCGCGCGGCCCCGGTGGAGGTTTCCAGCGGCTCTCCGTGTTAACAGTTTTCTTAAAGTTAGTAAAAATCACAGGAATCAGCTGTTGTCAAACACGGCTGGCggtgtaaacaacaacaacaacaacagcggcgGCGGCTCACCTCGCTGCTGCCCGATCAGCGTGTCCTGGTGGCGCAGGTACTCCACCTCCTCGGTGTAGTTCTGCGTGTACGCCGTGTTGGCTCCGGCGTTGCGGGACTCGGTCCAGCGCACCTTGGCGACTCCCCGCGCGGTCACGTCCAGGCTCCTCACGCGCACGTCCCCGGTAACCTCCACCACCACGCGCCCGGACACCGGGTCCCCGCCGGAGAACGCCGGCAGGTCGGTCCGCTCGGAGCCGTCCAGGAGGACCGCGAGGGCCCGCACCTTGCCCCGCAGCATGGCGGCGACGCGCGGGGAAACGAGCCACGCGTCTGTGGGagtccgtggggggggggcggcgcgctACCCGCGGGGGCCCAGCGGGGAGCCGGGTCCGCCGCCGCGGGGTCGGTTCATCCGGGTCAGACGGAGCCGCGCTGCCGCTCTGCTCCGCGGCGTCTCTCCGGTGACTCTGCGCCGCGCGAGCGCTCCACTGAGCATGCGCGCGCCGCAGTGCTGCCGGAGGAGGAACGTCGTGTTAAAGTGAATGTTCATCCACCTGGGCTCCACCCTGCACTGTGATCCAGTAGAATACAATAAGTACCTTAAGAGACATGAGGTACTATTACAGAGTGCAAAGTACTAGAAATAGTAAACAATGCAGTGACATAAAGTACTGTAATGAGGTACTTCCTTTGAGTGAGTATTTTATGATACTTTGTATACATCGCAGAGGGAAATAACACGCTTATGTCATAACGTTTGTAGCAGTTAAgaactttttttactttaataaacCAACAAAGTCACAATTTCCACTGAGGCATTAAACAcaagttgacctttgacctttgagagGCGATGCAGTAGATTTGGtttcacacagtgtttacagtactaatgctaagctaagctaacagcctGTGAAGGGTAGGACACAGCACCACCAACTGGTGAGGGAACCGTTCTGCAGAGGACCTGTGCACCATCAGGTTGCAGGTGGTGCAGAAGCAGGGTTACACGGGAAAGAGGTGAGAGGCAGCGAACTAACGGGTGGTGTTGATGGAGACGACATGATGATATAGATCTACTAATCAAGTTATTGACTGCTAGCTTCACCCGTGGACATCTTCtccacctctgacctctgacctctgaacaTCATCCTCTGGAAAACGGCATCGTTTGTAAATTTGTCATCTtgcacaaaatgacaaaaaatctTTTGTGCAGATccataatgaattaataaagcTAAACTCGTAAAAACATGATTGAAAAGGTTTGAGCTCCAAACCAGGAGACAATAATCATGTAGATATAAGAAATAGCTGCTGTGGATTCAATCGGATGCTTTGAGTTTGACTCTCGGACTTAAATAAACCTCCTTAAATTCTCTCAGAGAGAAAACCAGCGAATCGGCCTGAGAATCGTCTCGGTCTGAACATCAGAGGTTCCACCGCTGATCGATACATCGGCTCATTTCAAGACACTCGAGCGCACCGAATGTCGCCGGACACACGTCAGCAAGTCACGTAGGAACCGTTAACGAAGCGACTCGGCCTCCCAGAGCATCATGGGAACTGTAGTTCGCAGTAATACGCAGAAGTAATGgacctgcaccaccacccaGATGTTCTCCTCCTAATCTGAAGAACCGCCGGGCCGGTTTCATTT comes from the Gasterosteus aculeatus chromosome 14, fGasAcu3.hap1.1, whole genome shotgun sequence genome and includes:
- the LOC120831847 gene encoding arrestin domain-containing protein 3 isoform X1 → MLRGKVRALAVLLDGSERTDLPAFSGGDPVSGRVVVEVTGDVRVRSLDVTARGVAKVRWTESRNAGANTAYTQNYTEEVEYLRHQDTLIGQQRDEDGSEEALTVLHAGLHEFAFSFNLPHMALATSFEGKHGSVRYWVKAELHRPWLLPLKVKKELIVFEHIDINTPLLLAPQAGSKEKTLCCWFCASGPISLSAKIERKGYTPGESIQIFAETENCSSRVVVPKAALYQTQTFYAKGKGKQIQQLVSNLRGDPLPQGKSQSWEGKLLKIPPVSPSILDCPIIRVEYTLVVYVDVPGGLNLSLSLPLVIGTIPLHAGASRSSSVSSCCSTASWLGLSPEAPPSYGDLEISESHRRECLRGCDGCDGGADRGSLLTYIAEFRYLPPPLYCEVDPYPDPGEVRRPDTCPSR
- the LOC120831847 gene encoding arrestin domain-containing protein 3 isoform X2, which translates into the protein MLRGKVRALAVLLDGSERTDLPAFSGGDPVSGRVVVEVTGDVRVRSLDVTARGVAKVRWTESRNAGANTAYTQNYTEEVEYLRHQDTLIGQQRDEDGSEEALTVLHAGLHEFAFSFNLPHMALATSFEGKHGSVRYWVKAELHRPWLLPLKVKKELIVFEHIDINTPLLLAPQAGSKEKTLCCWFCASGPISLSAKIERKGYTPGESIQIFAETENCSSRVVVPKAALYQTQTFYAKGKGKQIQQLVSNLRGDPLPQGKSQSWEGKLLKIPPVSPSILDCPIIRVEYTLVVYVDVPGGLNLSLSLPLVIGTIPLHAGASRSSSVSSCCSTASWLGLSPEAPPSYGDLEISESHRRECLRGCDGCDGGADRGSLLTYIAEFRYLPPPLYCESLE